The following coding sequences are from one Malaciobacter pacificus window:
- the hypA gene encoding hydrogenase/urease nickel incorporation protein HypA produces the protein MHEYSIVQSLLESCEEHAKANDASKVTKVVVKIGVLSGVEPDLLKTAFDTFKEQTVCDGADFVMNIQKVQILCHDCSKTSTLDKNEFSCPSCNSVNVKVEDGEDMYLMSLEMQ, from the coding sequence ATGCACGAATACTCAATAGTTCAATCTCTATTAGAATCTTGTGAAGAGCATGCAAAAGCAAATGATGCATCAAAAGTTACAAAAGTAGTAGTTAAAATTGGAGTTTTAAGTGGTGTAGAACCAGACTTACTTAAAACTGCTTTTGATACTTTTAAAGAACAAACAGTCTGTGATGGAGCAGATTTTGTAATGAATATACAAAAAGTACAAATACTCTGTCATGATTGTAGTAAAACTTCAACTTTAGATAAAAATGAATTTTCATGTCCATCTTGTAATAGTGTAAACGTAAAAGTTGAAGATGGTGAAGATATGTATTTAATGTCCCTTGAAATGCAGTAG